The Streptomyces sp. NBC_00440 genome contains a region encoding:
- a CDS encoding serine/threonine-protein kinase: protein MSEQQACQRPGCEGSYEDMGGGELYCGTCGLAPVVSPTGLVSSPPTGIAGAGRGSNSARSASASVRGGSGSSSRSARSSSPSARSSSRSSTSRRSVSGRLSRSVSGLGSGRSVSVRSSGTSASSSGRNRLGAGLVSIPDVPRPDPQSAVMANPEVPERKRFCSRSDCGAQVGRSRGARAGRTEGFCTKCGHPYSFVPKLNTGDVVHGQYEVMGCLAHGGLGWVYLAVDRAVSDRWVVLKGLLDTGDQDAMAAAISERRFLAEIEHSNIVRIYNFVEHLDQRTGSMDGYIVMEYVGGKSLKEIANERRGPSGRRDPLPVEQACAYGIEALEALGHLHSRALLYCDFKVDNAIQQQDQLKLIDMGAVRRMDDDESAIYGTVGYQAPEVAEAGPSVASDLYTVARTLAVLTFDFQGYTNVFADSLPDPDNIEVFRRYESFYRLLVRATDPDPARRFASAAEMAEQLTGVLREVVAIQTGRPRPSLSTLFGPEVRVTDTALFAELTGDASLLGARELPVGRRGAKSIRSNRSSPSNGGSNQVSVSGGHGSAPEAGTGAGAVTAVAYEPAQAGFPAQRQAEPAAPLAAGPAAVASGRYLAEFEAGATALALPVPRIDPHDPNAGLLAGLMAAAPGELITALESAPTPSLERSLRQARALLDSRDAYPAVEMITDLETEYPHDWRVVWYRGLASLVTGDRETAALSFDAIYDAFPGEPAPKLALGVCAEVLGQLDNAAEYYRLVWTTDPSYVSAAFGLARVQLAAGDRTAAVHTLESVPEASIHYTAARVAAVRARLRRRVPTDPLVDDLRSAADQVAALQQFGLDAVRREQLTTEVLGTALDWVLSGGRGGQVVQSTTLLGSPLDERGLRFGLERSYRVLARLAQRGEERIDLVERANRFRPRTWV, encoded by the coding sequence ATGAGCGAACAGCAGGCGTGCCAGCGGCCCGGGTGCGAGGGCAGCTATGAGGACATGGGCGGCGGCGAGCTGTACTGCGGCACCTGCGGTCTGGCGCCGGTGGTGTCGCCCACCGGCCTGGTGAGTTCACCGCCGACCGGGATCGCCGGTGCCGGCCGCGGGAGCAACAGCGCGCGCTCCGCCAGCGCTTCGGTGCGCGGCGGCTCCGGTTCGTCGTCCCGTTCTGCCCGGTCGTCGTCCCCTTCTGCCCGGTCGTCATCCCGTTCTTCGACCTCGCGCAGGTCGGTCTCCGGGCGGCTCTCGCGCTCCGTGTCGGGACTGGGTTCGGGGCGTTCCGTCTCGGTGCGCAGCTCCGGGACTTCGGCGAGTTCGTCGGGCCGCAACCGGCTGGGCGCCGGTCTCGTGTCGATCCCCGATGTGCCGCGTCCCGATCCGCAGTCCGCGGTGATGGCCAACCCCGAGGTACCGGAGCGGAAGCGGTTCTGCTCGCGTTCCGACTGCGGTGCCCAGGTGGGCCGTTCGCGCGGTGCGCGGGCCGGACGCACGGAGGGGTTCTGCACCAAGTGCGGCCACCCCTACTCGTTCGTACCGAAACTGAACACCGGCGACGTCGTGCACGGACAGTACGAGGTGATGGGCTGTCTGGCCCACGGCGGTCTGGGCTGGGTCTATCTCGCCGTCGACCGCGCCGTCTCCGACCGCTGGGTGGTACTCAAGGGCCTGCTGGACACAGGGGACCAGGACGCGATGGCCGCGGCGATCTCGGAGCGGCGCTTCCTCGCCGAGATCGAGCACTCCAACATCGTGCGCATCTACAACTTCGTGGAGCACCTCGACCAGCGGACCGGCTCCATGGACGGCTACATCGTCATGGAGTACGTCGGCGGCAAGTCGCTCAAGGAGATCGCCAACGAGCGGCGCGGGCCGTCCGGCAGGCGCGACCCGCTGCCGGTGGAACAGGCCTGTGCGTACGGGATCGAGGCCCTGGAGGCGCTCGGCCATCTGCACAGCCGGGCACTGCTGTACTGCGACTTCAAGGTCGACAACGCGATACAGCAGCAGGATCAGCTGAAGCTCATCGACATGGGCGCGGTGCGCAGGATGGACGACGACGAGTCGGCCATCTACGGCACGGTCGGCTACCAGGCGCCCGAGGTCGCCGAGGCCGGGCCGTCGGTCGCCTCCGACCTGTACACCGTGGCGCGCACCCTCGCGGTGCTGACCTTCGACTTCCAGGGCTACACGAACGTGTTCGCGGACAGCCTCCCCGACCCGGACAACATCGAGGTGTTCCGGCGGTACGAGTCGTTCTACCGGCTGCTCGTACGGGCCACGGACCCGGACCCTGCTCGCAGGTTCGCATCGGCGGCGGAGATGGCGGAGCAGCTCACCGGTGTGCTGCGGGAGGTCGTCGCCATCCAGACGGGACGGCCGCGGCCTTCGCTGTCGACGCTGTTCGGGCCCGAGGTGCGGGTCACCGACACCGCGCTCTTCGCCGAGCTGACCGGGGACGCGTCCCTGCTCGGCGCACGCGAACTTCCCGTCGGCCGCCGCGGAGCAAAGTCCATCCGGAGCAACCGGAGCAGCCCGAGCAACGGGGGCAGCAACCAGGTCTCCGTATCCGGCGGCCATGGCTCCGCGCCCGAAGCCGGGACCGGGGCCGGGGCCGTCACCGCCGTCGCGTATGAGCCCGCCCAGGCAGGCTTCCCCGCACAGCGCCAGGCGGAGCCGGCCGCGCCGTTGGCCGCCGGACCGGCGGCGGTCGCGTCCGGCCGGTACCTCGCCGAGTTCGAAGCAGGCGCCACCGCACTGGCGTTGCCCGTGCCGCGCATCGACCCGCACGACCCGAACGCCGGTCTCCTGGCGGGCCTGATGGCCGCGGCGCCCGGCGAGCTGATCACCGCGCTGGAATCCGCGCCCACCCCGTCGCTGGAGCGCAGTCTCCGCCAGGCGCGGGCCCTCCTCGACAGCCGGGACGCGTACCCCGCGGTCGAGATGATCACGGACCTGGAGACCGAGTACCCCCACGACTGGCGGGTCGTCTGGTACCGCGGACTGGCCTCGCTCGTCACCGGCGACCGGGAGACGGCCGCGCTCTCCTTCGACGCGATCTACGACGCGTTCCCGGGTGAGCCCGCCCCGAAGCTGGCGCTCGGTGTCTGCGCGGAGGTGCTCGGCCAGCTGGACAACGCGGCGGAGTACTACCGCCTCGTGTGGACGACCGACCCCAGCTATGTCAGCGCGGCGTTCGGCCTCGCCCGGGTGCAGCTCGCGGCCGGTGACCGCACCGCGGCCGTGCACACCCTGGAGTCGGTCCCCGAGGCGTCGATCCACTACACGGCGGCGCGCGTCGCCGCGGTGCGCGCCCGGCTGCGCCGCCGTGTCCCGACCGACCCCCTGGTGGACGATCTGCGGTCGGCCGCGGACCAGGTGGCGGCGCTCCAGCAGTTCGGCCTCGACGCCGTGCGGCGGGAGCAGCTCACCACCGAAGTACTGGGCACCGCCCTGGACTGGGTACTCTCCGGAGGCCGGGGCGGCCAGGTGGTGCAGTCCACCACCCTGCTCGGCAGTCCACTCGACGAGCGTGGCCTGCGCTTCGGACTCGAACGTTCGTACCGGGTACTCGCCCGGCTCGCCCAGCGCGGCGAGGAGAGGATCGACCTGGTGGAGCGGGCCAACCGTTTCCGCCCCCGGACGTGGGTGTGA
- a CDS encoding PP2C family serine/threonine-protein phosphatase, with product MSQTNLATCPSCQEPLEPGDLFCGACGYDLSAAPEPQAGHPANADGGASPTGAPHATWPAAADQDSSGSPAPVQAGSDLPGITSDGGELPAGVRFDGPPAPEEYALPAPDPRAAAAVPPAPAEGTAEGAAQVAAQGTAEGTAHAAAKVCVACRTGRIDGDGYCENCGHAQPRERDHMEQELDAVAAVSDRGLRHHRNEDAFAVSSVGLPDGSAATVAIVCDGVSSATRPDEASAAAAAAANEALLTSLPAGTHPQQALHEAIIAASEAVNALANEPAGAMEHDRHRHQNAPACTLVASITVGALLVVGWVGDSRVYWVPDDRTAHPSRLTEDDSWAAQMVANGLMGEAQAYADERAHAITGWLGADAYELEPHTASFEPDRPGVVVVCSDGLWNYAESAEQMARIVPPDAATRALHSAQVLVGHALDGGGHDNVTVAVVPFPMPPQRAGSGHEKA from the coding sequence ATGTCCCAGACGAATCTGGCCACGTGCCCCAGCTGCCAGGAGCCGCTGGAGCCCGGCGACTTGTTCTGCGGCGCGTGCGGGTACGACCTGTCGGCGGCGCCCGAGCCGCAGGCCGGTCACCCGGCGAACGCCGACGGCGGCGCGAGTCCGACGGGTGCCCCGCACGCCACCTGGCCTGCCGCCGCCGACCAGGACAGCTCCGGCAGCCCCGCGCCCGTCCAGGCCGGGTCCGATCTGCCGGGTATCACGTCGGACGGCGGTGAACTGCCCGCGGGCGTGCGGTTCGACGGCCCGCCGGCGCCCGAGGAGTACGCGCTGCCGGCCCCGGACCCCCGGGCCGCGGCCGCTGTGCCGCCCGCCCCGGCGGAGGGCACAGCCGAAGGAGCAGCACAGGTAGCAGCCCAGGGCACAGCGGAAGGCACAGCGCACGCCGCAGCGAAGGTCTGCGTCGCCTGCCGTACCGGCCGGATCGACGGCGACGGCTACTGCGAGAACTGCGGCCACGCCCAGCCGCGCGAACGTGACCACATGGAACAGGAGCTGGACGCGGTGGCCGCGGTGAGCGACCGCGGATTGCGCCACCACCGCAACGAGGACGCGTTCGCGGTGTCCTCGGTGGGCCTGCCGGACGGTTCGGCCGCCACCGTGGCGATCGTCTGCGACGGGGTGTCGTCGGCGACCCGCCCCGACGAGGCATCAGCCGCTGCGGCAGCGGCGGCCAACGAGGCGCTGCTGACCTCCCTGCCGGCGGGCACCCACCCTCAACAGGCCCTGCACGAGGCGATCATCGCCGCGTCGGAGGCGGTCAACGCCCTGGCCAACGAGCCGGCCGGAGCCATGGAGCACGACCGGCACCGCCATCAGAACGCCCCGGCCTGCACCCTGGTCGCCTCCATCACGGTGGGCGCCCTGCTCGTCGTCGGCTGGGTGGGCGACAGCCGGGTGTACTGGGTGCCCGACGACCGCACCGCCCATCCGTCCCGGCTCACCGAGGACGACTCGTGGGCGGCGCAGATGGTAGCCAACGGCCTGATGGGCGAGGCACAGGCGTACGCGGACGAACGGGCCCACGCCATCACGGGCTGGCTCGGCGCGGACGCGTACGAACTGGAGCCGCACACGGCGTCCTTCGAACCGGACCGGCCGGGTGTGGTCGTGGTCTGCTCCGACGGCCTGTGGAACTACGCGGAGTCGGCCGAGCAGATGGCGCGGATCGTCCCGCCGGACGCGGCCACCCGGGCCCTGCACAGCGCGCAGGTGCTCGTCGGACACGCGCTCGACGGCGGGGGCCACGACAACGTAACAGTGGCTGTCGTGCCGTTCCCCATGCCACCGCAGAGGGCAGGATCCGGCCACGAGAAGGCGTGA
- a CDS encoding vWA domain-containing protein — translation MANFSKSNVPQFSVDVYQNEFLPEGGREVNAIVTVTSTGGGTSGSALTGASSGPAPLPGQAPAAAVVIMVDCSGSMDYPPTKMRNAREATAAAIGALRDGTAFSVVAGTHVAKDIYPGNGRLAIADPATRAQAREALRKLSAGGGTAIGTWLRLADRLLNTADEAGGGVPQIRHGILLTDGRNEHEAPEDLRASLDAAAGRFTCDARGVGTDWEVKEVTGIASALLGTADIVADPSGLSADFTQMMENAMGKEVADVALRLWTPVGVEIKYVKQVAPSVEQLTDRRTEVGPRAGDYPTGSWGDESRDYHVCVQVPQAGIGQEMLAARVSLVLPDPSGGAPQTLSQGLVRAVWTDDMTASTSINPQVAHYTGQAELAQVIQQGLDARKSGNLDGATAKLGRAVQLAAASGNADTAKLLAKVVDVVDEATGTVRLKAKVAEADEMTLETRSTKTVRVKK, via the coding sequence ATGGCCAACTTCTCCAAGTCCAACGTGCCGCAATTCTCCGTCGACGTGTACCAGAACGAGTTCCTGCCGGAGGGCGGGCGCGAGGTGAACGCGATCGTCACGGTCACCTCGACCGGGGGCGGAACCAGCGGCTCCGCACTCACCGGTGCGAGCTCCGGACCTGCACCGCTGCCGGGACAGGCGCCGGCTGCCGCAGTGGTGATCATGGTGGACTGCTCGGGTTCGATGGACTACCCGCCGACGAAGATGCGCAACGCACGGGAGGCGACGGCGGCGGCGATCGGCGCACTGCGGGACGGCACCGCGTTCTCCGTGGTGGCGGGCACCCATGTGGCGAAGGACATCTACCCGGGCAACGGCCGGCTCGCCATCGCCGACCCGGCGACGCGCGCCCAGGCCAGGGAGGCGCTGCGCAAGCTGAGCGCCGGCGGGGGTACGGCGATCGGCACCTGGCTGCGCCTCGCCGACCGGCTGCTCAACACCGCGGACGAGGCGGGCGGCGGCGTACCGCAGATCCGGCACGGCATCCTGCTGACCGACGGCCGCAACGAACATGAGGCGCCGGAGGATCTGCGGGCTTCGCTGGATGCCGCGGCGGGCCGGTTCACCTGTGACGCGCGCGGGGTCGGTACGGACTGGGAGGTCAAGGAGGTCACCGGTATCGCGTCGGCGCTGCTCGGCACGGCCGACATCGTGGCCGACCCCTCAGGTCTTTCAGCGGACTTCACCCAGATGATGGAGAACGCGATGGGCAAGGAGGTCGCCGACGTCGCGCTGCGGCTCTGGACGCCGGTCGGCGTGGAGATCAAGTACGTCAAGCAAGTGGCGCCCAGCGTCGAGCAGTTGACGGATCGTCGTACCGAAGTCGGCCCACGCGCAGGGGACTACCCGACCGGCTCGTGGGGGGACGAGTCGCGCGACTACCACGTGTGCGTCCAGGTACCGCAGGCGGGTATCGGACAGGAGATGCTCGCCGCCCGGGTCTCGCTCGTCCTGCCCGACCCCTCGGGGGGTGCGCCGCAGACGCTTTCACAGGGCCTGGTGCGCGCGGTGTGGACGGACGACATGACCGCCTCGACCTCGATCAACCCGCAGGTCGCGCACTACACGGGCCAGGCCGAACTGGCACAGGTCATCCAACAAGGCCTGGATGCCCGCAAGTCGGGCAATCTGGACGGAGCGACGGCGAAGCTCGGCCGCGCTGTCCAGCTTGCGGCGGCGTCGGGGAACGCGGACACTGCGAAACTGCTCGCGAAGGTGGTGGACGTCGTCGACGAAGCGACCGGTACTGTGCGACTGAAGGCAAAGGTGGCGGAGGCGGACGAGATGACCCTCGAAACCCGCTCCACCAAGACAGTTCGCGTCAAGAAGTAA
- a CDS encoding FHA domain-containing protein gives MPTCPNGHQSGSDDWCEVCGHRMGAVPPPPPPPPPYAGGGAPQQPPPGRNPAAGYGYPPEATAQAEICPQCRTPREAGAPFCEECRWNFLTNTATSYTPVAPNLPPGLQSQQQPPRPPDAFDYQSSRPSQINRPAEPLSNSPSGRPVPPPPPPPPAYQQQSAPPPPSFAQPPRAPQAPQPAEQPNADDWLLPPPSQAQPQGPGRPDSGQPQGPGGQGPGQQGPGRQAPPQHQPPQQFQPPHSQPPQQSQPPQSQPPQSQPPQSQPPQPHHQQQQGPGQQAPGRPSHPGQPGQQAPEAQAPAGWSATIGPDREYFMAMMQRSGPEATGLNLPAYSPEQRLPLTGNQITIGRRRHSTGESPDIDLSVPPEDPGVSHQHAVLVQQPDGSWAVVDQNSTNGTTVNGGEDPIQPYVPIPLEEGDRVHVGAWTTIRIHRGQ, from the coding sequence ATGCCGACCTGCCCGAACGGACACCAGTCGGGATCCGACGACTGGTGCGAGGTCTGCGGCCATCGCATGGGCGCCGTGCCGCCGCCTCCCCCGCCGCCCCCGCCGTACGCAGGCGGCGGCGCGCCCCAGCAGCCCCCGCCGGGCCGCAACCCGGCGGCCGGTTACGGCTACCCGCCGGAGGCCACCGCCCAGGCGGAGATCTGCCCGCAGTGCCGTACACCGCGCGAGGCCGGGGCGCCGTTCTGCGAGGAGTGCCGCTGGAACTTCCTCACCAACACCGCGACCTCGTACACGCCGGTGGCCCCGAATCTGCCGCCGGGACTCCAGTCCCAGCAGCAGCCGCCCAGGCCGCCGGACGCGTTCGACTACCAGAGCTCTCGGCCCTCGCAGATCAACCGTCCCGCCGAGCCGCTGTCGAACTCCCCGAGCGGCCGGCCGGTCCCGCCGCCTCCGCCGCCGCCCCCGGCGTACCAGCAGCAGTCCGCTCCGCCGCCGCCCTCGTTCGCGCAGCCGCCGAGAGCCCCGCAGGCCCCGCAGCCTGCCGAGCAGCCGAACGCGGACGACTGGCTGCTCCCGCCGCCGTCCCAGGCCCAGCCGCAGGGACCGGGCCGGCCCGACTCCGGACAGCCACAAGGACCGGGCGGGCAAGGACCGGGCCAGCAGGGCCCCGGCCGGCAGGCGCCCCCGCAGCACCAGCCGCCGCAGCAGTTTCAGCCGCCCCATTCCCAGCCTCCGCAGCAGTCCCAACCGCCCCAGTCCCAACCGCCTCAGTCCCAACCGCCTCAGTCCCAGCCCCCGCAGCCGCACCACCAGCAGCAGCAGGGACCAGGCCAGCAGGCGCCCGGCCGGCCGAGTCACCCGGGTCAGCCCGGTCAGCAGGCCCCGGAGGCCCAGGCCCCGGCGGGCTGGTCGGCCACGATCGGCCCCGACCGTGAGTACTTCATGGCGATGATGCAGCGCAGCGGCCCCGAGGCCACCGGGCTCAATCTGCCTGCCTACTCCCCCGAGCAGCGCCTTCCGCTCACCGGGAACCAGATCACCATCGGCCGCCGCAGACACTCCACGGGCGAGTCACCCGACATCGACCTGTCGGTGCCGCCCGAGGACCCGGGGGTGTCGCACCAGCACGCGGTCCTGGTCCAGCAGCCCGACGGATCCTGGGCGGTGGTCGACCAGAACTCGACCAACGGCACCACCGTCAACGGCGGCGAGGACCCGATCCAGCCCTACGTGCCGATCCCGCTCGAAGAGGGCGACCGGGTGCACGTCGGCGCCTGGACGACCATCAGGATCCACCGGGGGCAGTAG
- a CDS encoding methyltransferase domain-containing protein, which yields MGADQALRAALVREIAESGALADPAWRDAFAEVPRHLFVPYYFVDGVGRRARLWGEDPDLVRRRRWLEGVYTDQPLATRIRDGELISSSSQPSLMARMLDGLGLRDGDAVLEIGAGSGYNAALLAHRLGDSLVTTVDIDPEITESARSHLSAAGYAPAVVTGDGALGCPARAPFDAIIVTCALPSVPRAWLAQCRPGARILAPLATGLIVLRVRDERHAQGRFLETPAYFVPLRGAEGAEPVLRSGGLPPSVLNDALFRFVLTLTSGSLDPVEAYSLWEREGRPQRERFGVTVSGEHEWAWLDDPEGPYAWPLVPPAHRPVATAPGGS from the coding sequence ATGGGCGCAGACCAGGCATTGCGGGCGGCGCTGGTGCGGGAGATCGCGGAGAGCGGCGCACTGGCGGATCCGGCCTGGCGTGACGCGTTCGCCGAGGTGCCGAGGCATCTCTTTGTGCCCTACTACTTCGTGGACGGGGTGGGGCGGCGTGCGCGGCTGTGGGGCGAGGACCCGGACCTCGTGCGGCGCAGGCGCTGGCTGGAGGGCGTCTACACCGACCAGCCGCTGGCCACCCGGATCCGGGACGGCGAGCTGATCTCGTCCAGCAGCCAGCCGTCGCTGATGGCGCGGATGCTGGATGGTCTCGGACTGCGGGACGGTGACGCCGTACTGGAGATCGGGGCGGGCAGCGGGTACAACGCGGCTCTGCTGGCCCACCGGCTGGGCGACTCCCTGGTCACGACCGTCGACATCGACCCGGAGATCACCGAGTCGGCGCGCAGCCATCTGTCGGCCGCCGGTTACGCCCCCGCCGTCGTCACCGGGGACGGCGCGCTGGGCTGCCCCGCGCGGGCGCCCTTCGACGCGATCATCGTGACGTGTGCGCTCCCCTCCGTACCGCGGGCCTGGCTCGCGCAGTGCCGGCCGGGGGCGCGGATCCTCGCCCCGCTCGCGACCGGGCTGATCGTGCTGCGGGTGCGGGACGAGCGACATGCGCAGGGGCGGTTCCTGGAGACGCCCGCCTACTTCGTACCGCTGCGTGGTGCGGAGGGGGCCGAACCGGTGCTGCGCAGCGGCGGGCTGCCGCCCAGCGTGCTGAACGACGCGCTGTTCCGCTTCGTGCTCACCCTGACGAGCGGCAGCCTCGATCCGGTCGAGGCGTACTCCCTGTGGGAGCGCGAGGGGCGTCCGCAGCGGGAACGGTTCGGGGTGACGGTGAGCGGGGAGCACGAGTGGGCCTGGCTGGACGACCCCGAAGGGCCGTACGCATGGCCGCTCGTTCCCCCGGCTCACCGTCCGGTGGCTACTGCCCCCGGTGGATCCTGA
- a CDS encoding globin — MTEIPRGTLQEQTFYEQVGGEETFRRLVHHFYQGVAGDPLLRPMYPEEDLGPAEERLALFLMQYWGGPRTYSDNRGHPRLRMRHSPFQVDRAAHDAWLKHMRAAVDELGLAEEHEQQLWKYLTYAAASMVNTDG, encoded by the coding sequence GTGACAGAGATCCCGCGCGGCACGCTTCAGGAGCAGACCTTCTACGAGCAGGTCGGCGGCGAGGAGACCTTCCGGCGACTGGTCCACCACTTCTACCAGGGCGTCGCGGGAGATCCCCTGCTGCGGCCGATGTATCCGGAGGAGGACCTCGGCCCCGCCGAGGAGCGGCTCGCCCTCTTCCTGATGCAGTACTGGGGCGGCCCCCGCACCTACAGCGACAACCGCGGCCACCCCCGGCTGCGGATGCGGCACTCCCCTTTCCAGGTGGACCGTGCCGCCCATGACGCCTGGCTGAAGCACATGCGGGCGGCGGTCGACGAACTGGGTCTGGCCGAGGAGCACGAGCAGCAGCTCTGGAAGTACCTGACCTACGCGGCGGCGTCCATGGTGAACACCGACGGCTGA
- a CDS encoding acyl-CoA thioesterase, whose protein sequence is MRHIYSCPLRWSDMDAFGHVNNVVFLRYLEEARIDFMFRLAPGDGSPSFSGGSVVARHEIDYVRPLVHRHAPVTVESWVTKISAASLTIAYEVKDEDQVYVRASTVVVPYDLEAQRPRRITAEEKSFLQEYLDQPGVLAA, encoded by the coding sequence GTGCGGCACATCTACTCCTGCCCCCTGCGCTGGTCGGACATGGACGCCTTCGGGCACGTCAACAACGTGGTCTTCCTGCGGTATCTGGAAGAGGCGCGGATCGACTTCATGTTCCGGCTGGCGCCGGGGGACGGTTCGCCGTCGTTCTCCGGCGGGTCCGTCGTGGCCCGGCACGAGATCGACTACGTGCGCCCGCTGGTGCACCGGCACGCGCCGGTCACCGTCGAGTCCTGGGTGACGAAGATCAGCGCCGCGTCGCTGACCATCGCCTACGAGGTGAAGGACGAGGACCAGGTGTACGTACGGGCCTCGACGGTCGTCGTCCCGTACGACCTGGAGGCGCAGCGGCCGCGGCGGATCACCGCCGAGGAGAAGTCCTTCCTCCAGGAGTATCTGGACCAGCCGGGAGTGCTCGCCGCATGA
- the ettA gene encoding energy-dependent translational throttle protein EttA, with the protein MAEFIYTMRKTRKAHGDKVILDDVTLNFLPGAKIGVVGPNGAGKSTVLKIMAGLEQPSNGEAYISPGFSVGILMQEPELDESKTVLENVQDGAAEIMGKLKRFNEVAELMATDYTDALMDEMGKLQEDLDHANAWDLDAQLEQAMDALGCPPGDWPVVNLSGGEKRRVALCKLLIEAPDLLLLDEPTNHLDAESVNWLEQHLSKYPGAVVAVTHDRYFLNNVAEWILELDRGRALPYEGNYSTYLDKKAARLKVEGRKDEKRAKRLREELEWVRSNAKGRQTKSKARLARYEEMAAEADKMRKLDFEEIQIPPGPRLGSIVVEVENLSKAFGDKVLIDDLSFTLPRNGIVGVIGPNGAGKTTLFKMIQGLETPDTGAIKVGDTVKISYVDQSRANIDPKKTLWAVVSDELDYINVGQVEMPSRAYVSAFGFKGPDQQKPAGVLSGGERNRLNLALTLKEGGNLLLLDEPTNDLDVETLSSLENALLEFPGAAVVISHDRWFLDRVATHILAYEGDSRWYWFEGNFESYEKNKIERLGADAARPHRATYKKLTRG; encoded by the coding sequence TTGGCTGAGTTCATCTACACCATGCGCAAGACGCGCAAGGCGCACGGCGACAAGGTGATTCTCGACGACGTCACCCTGAACTTCCTGCCCGGCGCGAAGATCGGTGTCGTGGGCCCCAACGGTGCCGGTAAGTCCACGGTTCTGAAGATCATGGCGGGCCTTGAGCAGCCCTCCAACGGCGAGGCGTACATCTCGCCCGGATTCAGCGTCGGCATCCTCATGCAGGAGCCGGAGCTGGACGAGTCGAAGACCGTCCTGGAGAACGTGCAGGACGGCGCCGCCGAGATCATGGGCAAGCTCAAGCGCTTCAACGAGGTCGCGGAGCTGATGGCGACCGACTACACCGACGCGCTCATGGACGAGATGGGCAAGCTCCAGGAGGACCTGGACCACGCCAACGCCTGGGACCTCGACGCCCAGTTGGAGCAGGCCATGGACGCCCTGGGCTGCCCGCCCGGCGACTGGCCCGTGGTGAACCTCTCCGGCGGTGAGAAGCGCCGCGTCGCGCTCTGCAAGCTGCTGATCGAGGCGCCCGACCTGCTGCTCCTCGACGAGCCCACCAACCACCTGGACGCCGAGTCGGTGAACTGGCTGGAGCAGCACCTCTCGAAGTACCCGGGTGCCGTGGTGGCCGTTACTCACGACCGGTACTTCCTGAACAACGTCGCCGAGTGGATCCTTGAGCTCGACCGCGGCCGCGCGCTGCCCTACGAGGGCAACTACTCCACGTACCTCGACAAGAAGGCCGCCCGCCTCAAGGTCGAGGGCCGCAAGGACGAGAAGCGCGCCAAGCGGCTCAGGGAAGAGCTGGAGTGGGTCCGCTCCAACGCCAAGGGCCGCCAGACCAAGTCCAAGGCCCGCCTCGCCCGTTACGAGGAGATGGCTGCCGAGGCGGACAAGATGCGGAAGCTGGACTTCGAGGAGATCCAGATCCCGCCGGGCCCGCGGCTCGGTTCCATCGTCGTCGAGGTCGAGAACCTCTCGAAGGCCTTCGGCGACAAGGTCCTCATCGACGACCTGTCCTTCACGCTGCCGCGCAACGGCATCGTCGGTGTCATCGGCCCCAACGGCGCAGGCAAGACCACGCTGTTCAAGATGATCCAGGGCCTGGAGACGCCGGACACCGGCGCCATCAAGGTCGGCGACACGGTCAAGATCTCCTACGTCGACCAGAGCCGCGCCAACATCGACCCCAAGAAGACCCTCTGGGCGGTCGTGTCGGACGAGCTGGACTACATCAACGTCGGCCAGGTCGAGATGCCTTCGCGGGCGTACGTCTCCGCGTTCGGCTTCAAGGGCCCGGACCAGCAGAAGCCGGCCGGTGTCCTCTCCGGTGGTGAGCGCAACCGCCTCAACCTGGCGCTGACGCTCAAGGAGGGCGGCAACCTGCTTCTCCTCGACGAGCCCACCAACGACCTGGACGTCGAGACGCTCTCCTCGCTGGAGAACGCGCTGCTCGAATTCCCCGGTGCGGCCGTGGTCATCTCCCACGACCGCTGGTTCCTCGACCGCGTCGCCACGCACATCCTGGCGTACGAGGGCGACTCCCGGTGGTACTGGTTCGAGGGCAACTTCGAGTCGTACGAGAAGAACAAGATCGAGCGCCTGGGTGCCGATGCGGCCCGCCCGCACCGTGCCACGTACAAGAAGCTGACGCGAGGCTGA